One genomic segment of Pseudomonas sp. RU47 includes these proteins:
- the pgsA gene encoding CDP-diacylglycerol--glycerol-3-phosphate 3-phosphatidyltransferase, whose amino-acid sequence MNIPNLITVLRVLLIPIFILLFYLPYQWSYMASASVFAFAAATDWLDGYLARRLEQSTPFGAFLDPVADKLMVAVALVLLVQEHGNLWLTLPAAVIIGREIVVSALREWMAELGARAHVAVSNLGKWKTAAQMLALVILLANPKDFSFWVILGYALLMVSAGLTLWSMVQYLRAAWPHLKTDVEKK is encoded by the coding sequence ATGAATATCCCTAATCTGATTACCGTTCTACGCGTCCTGCTTATCCCGATCTTCATTTTGCTGTTCTATCTGCCTTATCAGTGGAGTTACATGGCGTCCGCTTCGGTGTTTGCCTTTGCCGCAGCGACTGACTGGCTGGATGGTTATCTGGCCCGCCGTCTGGAGCAAAGCACTCCGTTCGGAGCGTTTCTCGATCCGGTTGCTGACAAACTCATGGTCGCAGTGGCGCTGGTGCTTCTGGTCCAGGAACATGGCAATCTCTGGCTCACCTTGCCAGCGGCTGTCATCATCGGTCGCGAGATTGTAGTGTCGGCCTTGCGTGAGTGGATGGCCGAACTCGGCGCCCGCGCCCACGTAGCCGTTTCCAATCTCGGCAAATGGAAAACCGCAGCGCAGATGCTCGCGCTGGTGATTCTGCTGGCCAACCCGAAGGACTTCAGTTTCTGGGTAATCTTGGGTTATGCCTTGCTGATGGTCTCCGCCGGCCTGACGTTGTGGTCGATGGTGCAGTACCTTCGCGCTGCCTGGCCGCACCTGAAGACGGATGTTGAAAAGAAATAA